One bacterium DNA segment encodes these proteins:
- a CDS encoding ABC transporter permease, which yields MQRKYRYLIDLIVVLTHKDLKVRYKNSLLGYFWSIANPMAFAIVFFIAFKIIMRIDMENYALFLIVGLFPWQWISNSLGLAPSVFLSNASIIKKVNFPRNVLPLTIVLQDMLHYIFSIPVIVLFILLENKSCHLSWLYGIPILLMVQLLFVYGIALIVSSINLFFRDMERLVTIALVFSFYFTPIIYPVAMIPVKYQYLIYFNPFAPLIMSWRSLFMEGYLDWFYSLISLGYGSLALVIGLLVYKKLSGKFAEVV from the coding sequence GTGCAAAGAAAGTATCGCTATTTAATAGATTTAATAGTAGTCCTGACCCATAAGGATTTAAAAGTACGTTATAAAAACAGCCTTCTGGGTTATTTTTGGTCGATTGCCAATCCCATGGCTTTTGCGATTGTGTTTTTTATTGCCTTCAAAATTATTATGCGTATTGATATGGAAAATTATGCGTTGTTCCTTATTGTCGGGTTGTTTCCCTGGCAGTGGATCTCAAATTCGCTGGGTTTGGCGCCTTCCGTTTTTCTTTCCAATGCCAGTATTATTAAAAAAGTTAATTTTCCCAGGAATGTTCTGCCGTTGACGATTGTGTTGCAGGATATGCTGCATTATATTTTCTCGATTCCCGTAATCGTTTTATTCATACTGCTGGAAAATAAATCCTGTCACTTATCCTGGCTCTATGGTATTCCGATACTTCTTATGGTCCAGTTGTTATTCGTTTATGGGATTGCTTTAATCGTGTCTTCCATAAACTTATTTTTCAGAGATATGGAAAGACTGGTAACCATTGCGCTGGTGTTTTCATTTTATTTCACACCGATTATTTATCCAGTGGCAATGATACCTGTAAAATATCAGTATTTAATCTATTTCAATCCTTTCGCGCCGCTGATCATGAGCTGGCGCAGTCTTTTTATGGAGGGTTACCTGGATTGGTTTTATAGCTTGATCAGTTTGGGCTATGGCAGTCTGGCATTGGTTATTGGACTGCTGGTATATAAAAAACTATCCGGTAAATTTGCGGAGGTGGTATGA
- a CDS encoding macro domain-containing protein, translated as MQSCAQCDAISEPIVRTIHQTQLIIQLDNIVTLTTTVVVNAAQPRLTGGAGVDGAIHGHGGPVILEECLEIIGKIGRLETGKAVITSGGNLPANYVIHTVGPIWHGGNKYEPELLASAYRESLRLADQHQLTSIGFPSISTGAYGYPIIDAAQIALKTVIDYLTLENTGLEKVQFAIFSPGDLGAYRWALGKLEDNL; from the coding sequence ATGCAGTCGTGTGCTCAATGTGACGCTATTTCAGAACCCATTGTACGAACCATTCATCAGACTCAACTGATTATTCAATTGGATAATATCGTGACCCTTACCACTACTGTGGTGGTTAATGCTGCTCAGCCCCGACTCACCGGCGGTGCAGGTGTGGATGGCGCCATTCATGGACACGGCGGACCGGTTATTTTGGAAGAATGCCTTGAGATTATTGGAAAAATCGGGAGGCTGGAAACCGGCAAGGCGGTGATCACCAGCGGTGGGAATTTACCTGCCAACTATGTCATCCATACCGTAGGACCCATCTGGCATGGCGGGAACAAATATGAACCGGAACTGCTCGCCTCAGCTTACCGTGAAAGTCTGCGGCTGGCAGATCAACACCAGCTGACATCCATCGGGTTTCCTTCCATCTCCACCGGTGCCTACGGTTATCCAATCATTGATGCTGCCCAAATCGCGCTTAAGACAGTCATCGACTATCTCACCTTGGAAAACACCGGACTTGAGAAAGTCCAATTCGCCATTTTCTCGCCCGGAGACCTGGGGGCGTATCGTTGGGCACTGGGTAAACTCGAGGATAATCTGTAA
- a CDS encoding MBOAT family protein → MVFSSVTFLFYFLPVVLGFYFLARPGLRNLIFMLAGLVFYLWGAGGVVFILMASIGINWLLGLWAEKTYDALGKWKKRLPVIGAVVINIGILGYYKYANFMIDQMNAAIGKILPGFEPVLISHILLPIGVSFFTFQAMSYVFDIARHRLAPLRNPVDFAMYICMFPQLIAGPIVRYHEIADQIKNRIVTVEKFGTGVVRFCLGLFKKVVLADSIAVLADQIFAMKTDLSTPVAWLGLLAFTVQVYFDFSGYSDMAIGLGQMFGFRLPENFNRPYLAISVTDFWRRWHITLSRWFREYVYIPLGGSKVTAWRIYLNLFIVFVLVGFWHGANWTFLVFGFCHGAFLSVERLFGLVKKGEPQRWLAARRLVTFVLVMLSFVLFRVSDISHAGQFYTALFLPQTGNVLFALDFRNIHALIWMAVGLLAIFVTGDKPVAIILEQSERRSVALIRIGIITVALTLTVMMIVSRNFNPFIYFQF, encoded by the coding sequence ATGGTTTTTTCGTCAGTGACATTTCTTTTCTATTTTTTGCCTGTGGTTTTGGGATTCTATTTTCTGGCAAGACCAGGCTTGCGAAATTTAATTTTCATGCTGGCAGGTCTGGTGTTTTATCTCTGGGGAGCCGGCGGTGTTGTTTTTATCCTGATGGCTTCTATTGGTATAAACTGGTTACTTGGCTTGTGGGCGGAAAAAACCTATGATGCTCTGGGGAAGTGGAAAAAGCGGCTGCCGGTGATTGGGGCGGTCGTTATCAATATTGGGATATTGGGATATTATAAATATGCCAATTTCATGATTGATCAAATGAACGCTGCCATAGGGAAAATCCTGCCGGGATTCGAGCCCGTTTTGATATCTCATATTTTGCTGCCAATCGGTGTTTCCTTTTTTACGTTTCAAGCCATGAGTTATGTCTTTGATATCGCGCGGCATCGCTTGGCGCCGCTGCGCAACCCGGTCGATTTTGCCATGTATATTTGTATGTTTCCTCAGTTGATTGCCGGGCCGATTGTTCGATATCACGAAATTGCCGATCAAATTAAAAACCGGATTGTTACCGTGGAAAAATTCGGGACCGGTGTTGTCCGGTTTTGTCTTGGTTTGTTCAAAAAAGTGGTGTTGGCGGACTCAATCGCTGTTTTGGCGGACCAAATATTTGCAATGAAAACAGATTTATCAACACCCGTGGCGTGGCTGGGCTTATTGGCTTTTACGGTTCAGGTCTATTTTGATTTTTCAGGGTATTCGGATATGGCGATTGGCTTGGGTCAGATGTTTGGATTTCGATTACCTGAAAATTTTAATCGGCCTTATTTAGCAATAAGTGTTACTGATTTTTGGCGGCGCTGGCATATAACCCTTTCCCGCTGGTTTCGGGAGTATGTTTATATCCCTTTGGGAGGTTCAAAGGTCACGGCCTGGCGAATTTACCTTAATCTATTTATTGTGTTTGTTTTAGTGGGATTCTGGCATGGCGCCAATTGGACCTTTCTGGTATTTGGATTTTGCCATGGTGCGTTTTTAAGTGTGGAGCGACTGTTTGGATTGGTAAAAAAAGGGGAACCGCAACGCTGGCTTGCAGCACGCAGGCTGGTAACATTTGTTCTGGTTATGCTGAGCTTTGTATTGTTTAGAGTCAGTGATATTTCTCATGCCGGACAGTTTTATACGGCTCTTTTTCTGCCGCAAACAGGCAATGTGCTGTTTGCGCTGGACTTCAGAAATATACACGCCCTTATCTGGATGGCGGTAGGTTTACTGGCAATATTTGTTACCGGAGATAAACCAGTGGCAATAATCTTAGAACAATCGGAGAGGCGGTCGGTCGCATTGATAAGAATAGGTATTATAACAGTGGCGCTAACCCTGACAGTGATGATGATTGTTAGCCGGAATTTTAATCCTTTTATTTATTTTCAATTTTGA
- a CDS encoding ABC transporter ATP-binding protein → MSASVIIFNHVSKSYPQYQHMTGGFKQFLFNLPGSLSSFRKTQFDSLIDIEGGIFEGETFGIIGNNGAGKSTTLGLIAGVLKPTKGEVIVKKRVSPLLELGAGFHHDLTGKENIYLNGILMGMTRKEVECKIDEIIDFSELGDFIEQPLRIYSSGMLARLGFSVVACLDPEILLIDEILSVGDVEFQKKCINRIMAFREKGVTIVFVSHDLGQVEKICDRVAWVDNHRIKIGGIPGDVIKAYLEANAAQAG, encoded by the coding sequence ATGAGCGCGTCGGTTATTATATTTAATCATGTCAGTAAAAGTTATCCCCAATATCAGCATATGACCGGCGGTTTTAAGCAATTTTTATTTAATCTGCCCGGATCGTTGAGCAGCTTTCGCAAAACCCAGTTCGATTCTTTAATTGATATTGAGGGTGGGATTTTTGAAGGTGAAACTTTTGGTATTATTGGTAATAATGGCGCCGGCAAAAGTACGACCCTGGGTCTTATTGCCGGGGTATTAAAACCGACGAAGGGTGAAGTGATCGTCAAAAAACGGGTTTCGCCTTTGCTGGAGTTGGGTGCGGGATTTCATCACGATCTTACGGGTAAGGAAAATATTTATCTCAATGGCATCTTAATGGGCATGACGCGGAAAGAAGTGGAATGTAAAATTGATGAAATCATCGATTTTTCAGAGTTAGGTGATTTTATTGAGCAGCCGCTGAGAATTTATTCCAGCGGGATGCTGGCGAGATTGGGTTTTTCCGTAGTCGCCTGTCTTGATCCGGAAATTTTATTAATCGATGAAATTCTTTCGGTAGGGGATGTGGAGTTTCAGAAAAAATGTATTAACCGTATCATGGCGTTTAGAGAAAAAGGAGTGACCATTGTGTTTGTGTCCCATGATTTAGGTCAAGTTGAAAAAATTTGTGATCGTGTTGCCTGGGTTGATAATCATCGTATAAAAATCGGCGGTATTCCCGGTGATGTTATCAAAGCCTATCTGGAAGCTAATGCGGCTCAGGCAGGCTAG
- a CDS encoding glycosyltransferase family 2 protein, whose protein sequence is MRQAQPKVSIIIPCHNDGKYLEEAVASARGQTYSNCEVIIVNDGSTDAATNQLLDYFSKSKIRVIRIPHSGPAAARNAGIEKAKGKYILPLDADDKLGKRYVETAVKVMEADQRTRIVYCRAHYFGERSGEMVLPEYSLENIFLDNMIFVSALFRKSTWKNVGGFNPAMREGMEDYDFWLSLIEKENCVVHRINKILFYCRVRDDSRTARLKAGGKLSEVYTQIFYNHRDLFLRDNNMRLYINHRQKLKQQINVYGEILRDSPAMKIELRLLKRPILKKIYYFIFAIIEGIFKKLERTPRDKHDL, encoded by the coding sequence ATGAGGCAGGCACAGCCCAAAGTAAGCATCATCATTCCTTGTCATAATGACGGGAAATACCTGGAAGAAGCCGTTGCTTCGGCACGGGGCCAGACGTATTCCAATTGTGAAGTGATTATTGTCAATGACGGTTCGACGGATGCTGCGACCAATCAGTTGCTCGATTACTTTTCGAAGTCCAAGATTCGGGTAATACGCATTCCCCACAGCGGCCCGGCAGCGGCCCGGAATGCCGGGATTGAAAAAGCCAAGGGTAAATACATTTTGCCGCTGGATGCAGATGATAAGCTGGGGAAGCGGTATGTGGAAACAGCGGTTAAGGTGATGGAAGCGGATCAGCGGACCAGGATTGTGTACTGCCGTGCGCACTATTTCGGGGAACGGTCCGGGGAAATGGTCCTGCCGGAGTATTCTTTGGAAAATATTTTTTTAGACAATATGATTTTTGTGTCAGCCCTTTTCCGGAAAAGCACTTGGAAAAATGTCGGCGGTTTCAACCCGGCCATGCGGGAGGGTATGGAGGATTACGATTTTTGGCTCTCCCTGATTGAAAAAGAAAATTGTGTTGTTCACCGGATCAACAAAATATTGTTTTATTGCCGGGTGCGTGATGATTCGCGAACCGCGCGTTTGAAAGCCGGCGGGAAGCTGTCGGAAGTGTATACGCAAATTTTTTATAATCATCGTGATTTGTTTTTGCGGGATAATAATATGCGGCTGTACATCAACCATCGCCAGAAATTGAAGCAACAAATCAATGTTTATGGCGAGATATTGCGTGATTCGCCCGCTATGAAAATTGAACTGCGATTGTTGAAGCGGCCGATTCTAAAAAAAATCTATTATTTTATTTTTGCGATTATCGAGGGAATTTTTAAAAAACTGGAGAGGACACCAAGGGATAAACATGATTTATAG
- a CDS encoding class I SAM-dependent methyltransferase, whose translation MGCENKGYCICCDQAVTFSSVYDWFRDHYRCQNCNSIPKERALMTCLELFYPHWRDLKIHESSPVWTGASRKIRDGCKDYLPTMYHEGTKCGEVKDGFRCENLEQLTFENEMYDLHITSDVMEHVFFPERAFQEIARTLKPGGVHIFTVPLVMKNKQSRVRAVLDERTKEIQYIEKPDYHGDHLVTRDWGYDIKQFISDSSAMESKIILIENIDLGLKAEYNDVVISVKQ comes from the coding sequence ATGGGATGTGAAAACAAGGGTTATTGCATCTGCTGTGATCAGGCAGTGACCTTTTCCTCGGTTTATGACTGGTTTCGTGATCATTACCGTTGTCAAAATTGCAACTCCATTCCCAAAGAACGGGCCTTGATGACTTGTCTGGAATTGTTTTATCCACATTGGCGGGATTTAAAAATTCACGAATCCTCTCCGGTCTGGACCGGAGCCAGTAGGAAAATCCGGGATGGTTGTAAAGATTATTTGCCCACCATGTATCATGAGGGAACAAAATGTGGTGAAGTGAAAGATGGTTTTCGCTGCGAAAATCTGGAGCAATTAACATTTGAAAATGAAATGTATGATTTGCATATTACCTCTGATGTGATGGAGCATGTTTTTTTTCCTGAAAGAGCATTTCAGGAAATTGCCAGAACCTTGAAACCCGGTGGCGTGCATATTTTCACAGTGCCGCTGGTCATGAAAAACAAACAGTCTCGAGTCCGGGCTGTTCTTGATGAACGAACAAAGGAGATTCAGTATATAGAGAAACCTGATTATCATGGGGATCATCTGGTGACCCGGGATTGGGGTTATGATATTAAACAGTTTATATCTGACAGTAGTGCTATGGAATCGAAAATCATATTAATTGAAAATATCGATTTAGGATTAAAAGCAGAATATAATGATGTTGTCATTTCAGTTAAACAGTGA